The following proteins are encoded in a genomic region of Stigmatopora nigra isolate UIUO_SnigA chromosome 3, RoL_Snig_1.1, whole genome shotgun sequence:
- the smyd2a gene encoding N-lysine methyltransferase SMYD2-A, with amino-acid sequence MENQGIEGTELFLSPERGRGLRALRHFEVGELVFACPAYSYVLTETERGAHCEHCFNRKEDLSKCGKCKQAYYCNIDCQRGDWPMHKLECVAMCVSGENWCPSETVRLVARIIMKQRITTERTSSERLLLLKEFQAHLDKMDSEKDEMNQTDIAALHHFYSEHISNIPDDQALIELFAQVNCNGFTIEDEELSHLGSAVFPDVALMNHSCSPNVIVTYKGTVAEVRAVKEISPGEEVFNSYIDLLYPTDDRKERLLDSYFFTCQCTECTTRSKDKEKMEIRKLSSGAPEPEEIRAMVRYAKNVIEEFRRAKHYKSPSELLEMCELSQEKMGAIFADTNVYMLHMMYQAMGVCLYTQDWDGAMNYGEKIVQPYSVHYPAYSLNVASMYLKLGRLYLGLEKKTQGVKALKKALAIMEVAHGKDHHYVTEVKREIEEQK; translated from the exons ATGGAGAACCAAGGCATAGAGGGGACGGAGCTGTTCCTCAGCCCGGAAAGGGGTCGAGGTCTTCGGGCACTCAGGCACTTCGAGGTGGGGGAGCTGGTGTTCGCCTGCCCAGCCTACTCGTATGTGCTAACAGAAACCGAGAGAGGAGCACACTGCGAGCACTGTTTCAATAG AAAAGAAGACCTTTCTAAATGCGGGAAGTGTAAACAGGCCTACTATTGCAACATTGACTGCCAG AGAGGGGACTGGCCTATGCATAAACTGGAATGTGTTGCTATGTGCGTCTCTGGGGAGAACTGGTGTCCCTCGGAGACAGTCAGACTGGTGGCCAGAATTATCATGAAACag AGAATAACAACAGAGCGTACATCATCAGAAAGACTACTTCTGCTCAAAGAGTTTCAAGCAC ATTTAGACAAAATGGACAGCGAGAAAGACGAAATGAACCAAACGGACATCGCTGCCTTGCACCATTTTTACTCCGAGCACATCAGCAATATTCCAGATGACCAGGCTCTTATTGAGCTATTTGCCCAG GTTAATTGCAATGGTTTCACTATTGAAGATGAGGAGCTTTCTCATTTGGGATCTGCAGTTTTTCCCGA TGTAGCACTGATGAACCACAGTTGTAGTCCAAATGTCATCGTCACCTACAAGGGCACGGTCGCCGAAGTAAGAGCGGTGAAGGAAATCAGCCCAGGAGAGGAG gTTTTTAATAGTTATATCGACTTGCTGTACCCCACAGACGACCGCAAAGAAAGGCTGTTAGATTCCTACTTCTTCACATGCCAATGTACCGAATGCACAACTAGGTCAAAG gacaaagaaaaaatggaaatccGAAAACTGAGCTCCGGGGCACCTGAGCCGGAGGAAATCCGAGCCATGGTCCGATATGCTAAGAATGTCATTGAGGAATTCAGAAGAGCAAAGCATTACAAGa GCCCCAGTGAGCTGCTGGAGATGTGCGAACTCAGCCAGGAGAAGATGGGCGCCATATTTGCCGACACCAACGTTTACATGCTGCACATGATGTATCAAGCCATGGGCGTCTGCCTCTACACACAGGATTGGGACGGAGCCATGAACTACGGAGAGAAGATAGTACAACCGTACAG TGTGCACTACCCGGCCTATTCTCTAAACGTGGCATCCATGTATCTGAAACTGGGACGCTTGTATTTGGGGCTGGAGAAGAAGACGCAAGGAGTCAAAGCTTTGAAGAAG GCACTGGCTATAATGGAGGTAGCTCATGGGAAAGATCATCATTATGTCACGGAAGTCAAACGGGAAATTGAGGagcagaaataa
- the cenpf gene encoding uncharacterized protein cenpf, giving the protein MSWAVEEWKDGLPGKAVQKIQEMEVQLDKLKKERSQKQFQLDSLEAALQKQKQKVDSERNEVSALKRENQSLVESCDSVEKARQKVLHDLGVKDQQMIYLEGQLNTCRKTIERLEQELKKYKNELDRSQPAGLCSSDLQSFATPQKTFLTPVSAHKQRDNKLEDLQEKYYQEVEERKRLENELKVLQVKLLNQPSNSTSHKDIAARQAGSSIFPWQQQQDQDRTRPPQEITQTPLKRRGASLWDAHEETPIKPSQRMSCVKTAPSPGGSQQMEQLKVLNQELRSRVSELERTMASHERELSSQTTKLQDLQVQLTQARKDLTDRDRDLTKTSQELRHTTDRHQQLEVKCSSVEQKLKQVTEEMSCQRHNAESCRRALEQKVKDQERDSQKELAQLQRSNQTLEQQMEQTRTKLTQEVQQSKKDHNILQADLEKMCSQKSQLEREVEEQKRKLLRSQQSLQASQSKEEDLRKKTEENQREKNTTLVQLDQSNRRLIQLEDEKKTLDQSLKRTQGLLDDLKAKCESQQEDLKKIKLKLEQQSQASTTELENLRKTLSDAETKNERCQKELQKDKQEAEQLNNKLTEVTKESQELQKSLHASHEECKQLTQKHQTLLEWKTEKDSLINNAEATQKELVDKMAALEKSICSQTEANDELKKQLRYAEEERNKLSECIDSLKGELLNKTVDLEERERQYTQLRAESSEAEQKHIKDLENAAIQIGDLQSQLIREIGRAELAEKSVTQLQDAELAAADLLRSKEQLIDLGQAELQVLRETLAQANAEHHERNLRFSEEKAAVLRQCEESIAVKAEETTKMKLQIEESQQELLLARNQISSMEQLLKAQEQFGAELQKQSKKISEREEEHKTLAAEKAQKLQQLEAELKDVRTQVAEKEKLLGEDHARLLSLEKQNEDLQSALQERVKEIQLLKDAHAEEIKKQWMQISSLEDKVSTNKDMAEKLPELKNELEAVNRLYSDLKKHVETLEEKLSSTTKAKSNLENTLSQMSSVTSALEIEVVELKQKVSQLSESQALEAQNLLNEEKNLREQRDAAEKAKVRTEVQTMKATLLAASEGLEERDASIKSLKEKLNSTEAQQAKTSELLKEKMVAMNQIKVQLEMLQMDLEDNETAVNSYESQIGTLKETIQSLESVLAQNQTEMSDMVVQLEDRKSQVSVLETRLEEVQSQNATLESMYVTAREELTERSCEITRMDEDAVKCARLGEEVATLTAQVATLNQVIKDKEDEDRVSNDKKNNLQATVKQLENDKEQLQANMSQVNVEKLQLESKLSIVTEENQNLKANLNVFTEEEQQFEVQLQLAMTEKENMESTLEQLTEEKSRLLATLELQTSQLSELGKELNEAAQDKVQLQENNHQLMEKNNMLQSREAQLMDEVQKSQASTTMREYELASLRAEQERIRHLLQTSEEEVHRLRDQLEMTVKEIEENKARNQHFDTEQAELHHKLSCLQQELSVLGEQYDLLLKQVEQQHLLIQTLKQTQGQQEILNSIQVDEANISESSIDVEPAFDSLAANECDMEEDCIQHNETPEILTTSTDPLVVPVMEEDLKEDGGDTCTKDGHVLEAIEDGHALEAIEEQQYHHSPEENTAEHISETTAMRASHAIETEQEDKEKPSNPEAQVHALLHEIDLLTSDLALRQELTSDLRAQVQNLEQKLHAAQEEANCSEKKLNNALKEKNNLADQLSLLSEERETLTLQLQTAKCQLTDVMEMIEGLEMAKGGWDEKFLQQESELKRVRSEKTNLEQHILGMECELEALQEERSKLEEQLETQRRACSASEKQIEMLSSETIQLRSELVSCSEERQELSQAASQWRAKVDGLEKTNCDTRSLISILEEDIRTGKKENETIQGNVDKMATERQQLLEQMKVLEEAMSRQNGEKEQLIGQLDQIKEDHTHSDQNKESMFGKIQALEGEVFQLTQSLESSLLEKGEIASRLNSTQDEVQQMRSGIEKLRVRIESDERKKKKMGQLLKDAQKKSESLQDSLEALQREKEDVEQDLEEAVLQAETIKADLEEERIKVDDDKKALGEELLKLSTGLDNLRSEKAVLERELQLKHGELEQLKAAKEELERGLERAEMERQQEQERQRCRVEELQDKTAQMEKEQERMTSLMEENKHLQSSVEKWEINGEEWKEQKNTLMTRIEEMAKAKEADNKEQIEREQLLEEKGRLEQENNQLRSDKQEQTLLRQEREAIAEDRQRAEETRVRYEEKNKEAEELKVTLEERSKALEDVNEELQEVKRLMEERTQEVDDTMNKYCNLLLEVHKLEEANEMLTMRLEHLAADKTATKEARRRSGRISSKHLDVVTENTAPSSPRGSPRRSTPGKRSRKKKSEEDGAQEALHNLTKKIRANTATTPKPRKEQEEDFKPEGLPELVQRGFADIPIGEASPFIMRRTTVKRHSPRTPARQTADAKLWPPSLQQSPSQEAEHCTSQESKEQADCHVQ; this is encoded by the exons ATGAGCTGGGCCGTGGAGGAGTGGAAGGATGGACTTCCGGGGAAAGCCGTACAGAAAATCCAGGAGATGGAAGTCCAGCTGGATAAATTGAAGAAGGAGAGATCTCAAAAACAGTTCCAACTTGACTCTCTAGAGGCTGCCCTGCAGAAGCAGAAACAAAAA GTGGATAGTGAGCGCAATGAGGTATCTGCTTTGAAAAGAGAGAACCAGTCTTTAGTCGAGTCATGTGACTCTGTAGAGAAAGCTCGCCAAAAGGTTTTGCATGATCTGGGGGTCAAAGACCAGCAG ATGATATATCTGGAGGGCCAGCTCAACACTTGCAGGAAGACGATAGAGCGACTTGAGCAAGAGTTAAAAAA GTATAAAAATGAACTGGATCGTTCTCAACCTGCCGGCTTGTGCTCTTCAGATCTGCAGTCGTTTGCTACTCCACAAAAGACTTTCCTTACTCCGGTTTCAGCGCACAAACAGCGAG ATAACAAATTGGAGGACCTTCAAGAAAAATACTACCAGGAAgtagaagaaagaaaaaggctGGAGAATGAACTCAAAGTTCTTCAGGTCAAA CTGCTCAATCAGCCGTCGAACAGCACGAGCCACAAAGACATTGCCGCCCGCCAAGCCGGCTCCTCCATATTCCCATGGCAGCAGCAGCAAGATCAGGATCGCACGCGACCGCCTCAGGAAATTACGCAAACGCCTCTGAAGAGGCGAGGGGCGTCCCTTTGGGATGCTCACGAGGAAACGCCCATCAAACCCAGCCAGCGGATGAGCTGTGTCAAAACAGCGCCAAGTCCCGGCGGATCCCAACAAATGGAGCAGTTAAAAGTTCTAAATCAAG aaCTGCGCAGTCGCGTATCAGAGCTCGAGAGAACCATGGCCAGTCACGAGAGAGAACTTAGTAGCCAAACCACCAAGCTGCAGGACCTTCAAGTCCAGCTGACTCAGGCTCGCAAAGACCTGACAGATCGGGACCGAGACTTGACCAAGACGAGTCAGGAGTTACGTCATACCACGGACAGGCATCAGCAGCTCGAGGTTAAG TGTTCTTCAGTGGAACAAAAGCTGAAGCAAGTCACCGAAGAGATGAGCTGTCAAAGACACAATGCCGAGAGCTGCAGGCGAGCACTGGAACAGAAAGTCAAAGACCAAGAAAGAGACAGTCAGAAG GAGCTTGCCCAGCTGCAAAGATCCAACCAGACCTTGGAGCAACAAATGGAACAGACCCGAACAAAGTTAACACAAGAGGTCCAACAGTCCAAAAAAGACCATAACATACTCCAAGCTGATTTGGAGAAG ATGTGTTCTCAGAAGAGTCAGCTGGAGAGGGAGGTAGAGGAGCAGAAACGGAAGCTTCTGCGTTCACAGCAGAGTCTCCAGGCCAGCCAGAGTAAAGAGGAGGACCTCCGCAAGAAAACAGAG GAGAACCAGAGAGAGAAGAACACCACCCTCGTCCAGTTGGACCAGAGTAACAGACGCCTGATACAACTGGAGGATGAAAAAAAGACCTTGGATCAAAGCCTCAAACGCACCCAAGGACTTTTGGATGACCTCAAAG CAAAATGTGAAAGTCAACAAGAAGACCTGAAGAAAATAAAGCTTAAACTGGAGCAGCAGTCTCAAGCGTCTACAACAGAGCTGGAAAACCTACGAAAGACGCTTTCTGACGCCGAGACTAAAAATGAACG GTGCCAGAAAGAATTGCAGAAAGATAAACAAGAGGCGGAGCAGTTAAACAACAAGTTAACCGAGGTTACAAAAGAGAGTCAAGAGCTGCAAAAAAGCCTCCACGCAAGTCACGAGGAGTGCAAGCAGTTGACGCAAAAGCACCAAACACTGCTAGAATGGAAGACCGAGAAAGATTCTCTCATCAACAATGCGGAAGCCACACAAAAGGAACTCGTTGACAAAATGGCCGCGTTGGAGAAAAGCATTTGCTCGCAGACTGAAGCTAATGACGAACTGAAG AAGCAACTGAGGTACGCGGAGGAAGAgcggaacaaactgtcggaATGCATCGATAGCCTGAAGGGAGAACTCCTCAACAAGACCGTTGATCTCGAAGAGAGGGAGCGTCAGTACACGCAGCTTCGAGCGGAATCCTCCGAGGCTGAGCAAAAACACATCAAAGATCTGGAAAATGCTGCCATACAG ATTGGCGATCTGCAGTCGCAGCTGATAAGAGAAATTGGCCGGGCGGAGCTGGCCGAGAAAAGCGTTACTCAGCTGCAGGACGCAGAGCTCGCCGCCGCCGACCTGCTGCGCTCCAAAGAACAGCTGATTGATTTGGGCCAAGCCGAACTACAAGTGCTGAGGGAGACTCTGGCTCAGGCCAATGCAGAGCACCATGAGAGAAATTTAAG ATTTTCAGAAGAGAAGGCCGCTGTATTGAGACAGTGTGAGGAAAGCATTGCGGTCAAGGCAGAGGAAACAACGAAAATGAAGCTCCAGATAGAAGAAAGTCAACAAGAGCTCCTACTGGCCAGAAACCAG ATCAGCTCAATGGAACAGTTGCTGAAGGCTCAAGAGCAGTTTGGTGCAGAGCTGCAGAAACAAAGCAAGAAGATCTCTGAGCGCGAAGAAGAACATAAAACTCTGGCTGCCGAGAAGGCCCAAAAGCTGCAACAGCTAGAGGCCGAGCTTAAGGATGTCCGGACCCAAGTggcggagaaggagaaactgCTCGGGGAAGACCATGCTCGGCTTTTGTCTCTGGAGAAACAAAATGAAGATCTCCAGAGTGCTCTTCAAGAAAGGGTGAAAGAAATACAG CTCCTCAAAGATGCACACGCTGAGGAGATAAAGAAGCAATGGATGCAAATATCTTCATTAGAGGACAAAGTATCCACAAATAAAGACATGGCGGAGAAACTCCCAGAGCTGAAGAATGAACTTGAGGCAGTTAACCGCCTATACAGCGACCTCAAAAAGCATGTGGAAACCCTCGAAGAGAAGCTCTCCTCCACCACCAAAGCCAAAAGCAACTTGGAGAATACTCTGAGCCAAATGTCAAGTGTAACTTCTGCTTTGGAAATAGAAGTTGTGGagctaaaacagaaagtaagcCAGCTTTCTGAGAGTCAAGCTCTGGAGGCCCAAAATTTGCTCAACGAGGAAAAGAACCTCAGAGAGCAGCGTGATGCCGCAGAGAAAGCCAAAGTCCGGACAGAAGTCCAGACCATGAAGGCCACTTTGCTGGCAGCCTCGGAAGGTTTGGAAGAACGAGATGCCAGCATCAAAAGCCTTAAGGAGAAACTCAACTCCACAGAAGCACAGCAAGCCAAAACTTCAGAGCTCCTCAAAGAGAAGATGGTTGCCATGAACCAAATAAAG gTACAACTTGAGATGCTTCAGATGGACCTGGAAGACAACGAGACGGCTGTCAACTCTTATGAAAGTCAAATTGGGACTTTAAAAGAGACCATACAGTCACTGGAGTCTGTTTTAGCTCAGAATCAAACCGAGATGTCTGACATGGTAGTCCAATTAGAAGACCGCAAATCCCAG GTGTCCGTTTTGGAAACACGACTGGAGGAAGTCCAATCTCAGAACGCCACGCTGGAGAGCATGTATGTGACAGCCAGAGAGGAACTGACAGAGAGGAGTTGCGAAATAACTCGTATGGACGAAGACGCTGTCAAGTGCGCTCGCCTGGGAGAGGAGGTCGCCACTTTGACGGCTCAAGTTGCTACGCTCAACCAGGTCATTAAAGATaaggaagatgaagacagaGTGTCAAATGATAAGAAAAATAACCTCCAGGCAACTGTGAAGCAATTAGAAAATGACAAGGAACAATTACAAGCTAACATGAGTCAGGTGAATGTTGAAAAGCTGCAGTTGGAATCTAAGCTCAGCATTGTTACTGAGGAGAATCAAAACCTGAAGGCCAACTTGAACGTCTTCACCGAGGAAGAGCAACAATTTGAGGTACAATTGCAACTAGCCATGACagagaaagaaaacatggaGTCCACACTGGAGCAGCTTACCGAAGAGAAATCCCGGCTTCTAGCCACACTTGAGCTTCAGACATCTCAACTTAGTGAGCTGGGAAAAGAGCTGAATGAAGCCGCCCAGGACAAAGTTCAGCTCCAAGAAAATAACCATCAACTGATGGAAAAGAACAACATGCTGCAGTCCCGAGAAGCCCAGCTAATGGATGAGGTGCAAAAATCCCAAGCAAGCACAACGATGCGAGAGTACGAGTTGGCTTCTCTGCGCGCAGAACAGGAACGTATCCGACACCTCCTTCAAACATCTGAAGAAGAAGTCCATAGGCTGAGGGATCAACTTGAAATGACAGTGAAGGAGATTGAGGAGAACAAAGCCAG GAATCAGCACTTTGACACGGAGCAGGCTGAACTGCATCACAAGTTGTCGTGCTTACAACAAGAACTCAGCGTCCTTGGGGAGCAGTATGACTTGCTGCTGAAACAGGTGGAACAACAGCACCTTCTCATACAGACGCTCAAACAAACACAGGGGCAACAGGAAATCTTGAATTCCATTCAAGTTGATGAGGCAAACATCAGTG AAAGTTCCATTGATGTGGAACCAGCGTTTGATTctttggcagcaaatgagtgtGACATGGAAGAAGACTGCATCCAACACAATGAAACACCCGAGATTTTGACGACTTCAACGGATCCACTCGTAGTGCCAGTGATGGAGGAAGATTTGAAAGAAGACGGAGGAGATACGTGCACCAAAGATGGACACGTATTGGAGGCTATTGAAGATGGACACGCACTGGAGGCGATTGAAGAGCAACAATACCATCAC TCTCCTGAGGAAAACACAGCCGAGCACATCAGTGAAACGACAGCGATGAGGGCGTCGCATGCAATTG AAACTGAGcaagaagacaaagaaaaacCTTCGAACCCAGAAGCACAGGTCCACGCCCTGCTCCACGAGATTGACCTGCTGACTTCTGACCTTGCATTGAGGCAGGAATTGACCTCGGACCTCCGAGCGCAAGTTCAAAACTTGGAGCAGAAACTCCACGCGGCCCAAGAAGAAGCAAATTGCTCTGAAAAAAAGCTGAACAATGCTCTGAAGGAGAAAAATAACCTCGCTGATCAG ttgTCTCTGCTGTCGGAGGAAAGAGAAACCTTAACACTGCAGCTCCAAACAGCTAAATGCCAGCTCACAGATGTCATGGAGATGATTGAGGGTCTAGAAATGGCCAAAG GCGGGTGGGACGAGAAGTTCCTTCAGCAGGAAAGTGAGTTGAAACGGGTTCGCTCAGAGAAAACTAATCTGGAGCAACACATCCTGGGCATGGAGTGTGAGTTGGAGGCTCTGCAGGAAGAGCGGAGCAAGCTGGAGGAGCAGCTTGAGACTCAGAGAAGAGCGTGTTCGGCTTCGGAGAAGCAAATAGAGATGCTCTCCTCAGAA ACAATCCAGCTGAGATCCGAGTTGGTTTCATGCAGCGAGGAACGACAGGAGCTCAGTCAGGCCGCCAGCCAGTGGCGCGCAAAGGTCGATGGGCTGGAAAAGACCAACTGTGACACTCGAAGTTTAATTTCCATCCTGGAGGAGGACATCAGAACagggaaaaaggaaaatgaaacCATACAAGGCAACGTGGACAAAATGGCGACAGAGCGCcaacag CTGTTGGAGCAGATGAAGGTGTTAGAAGAAGCCATGTCCCGGCAGAATGGAGAGAAGGAGCAACTGATTGGGCAGCTTGACCAGATCAAGGAAGATCACACGCACAGTGATCAAAACAAAGAGTCCATGTTCGGCAAAATCCAG GCTTTGGAAGGAGAAGTGTTCCAGCTGACGCAGTCTCTGGAATCTTCTCTactggaaaagggagaaatcGCCTCTAGGCTCAACTCCACGCAGGACGAGGTCCAGCAGATGCGAAGCGGCATCGAGAAACTCCGCGTTCGCATTGAGTCTGacgagaggaagaagaagaagatgggcCAACTTCTCAAAg ATGCTCAGAAGAAATCAGAGTCTTTGCAAGACAGCCTGGAGGCTCTTCAGCGAGAGAAAGAGGATGTAGAGCAAGATCTTGAGGAGGCTGTCCTTCAG GCGGAGACCATTAAAGCTGACCTGGAGGAAGAAAGAATTAAG GTGGACGATGACAAGAAAGCTCTCGGAGAAGAACTCTTAAAGCTCTCCACCGGTCTGGACAACCTGAGATCTGAGAAGGCAGTACTGGAGCGAGAGCTGCAATTAAAACATGGAGAGTTGGAGCAGCTGAAGGCTGCTAAGGAGGAACTTGAGCGAGGGCTGGAGAGGGCAGAGATGGAGCGCCAACAAGAGCAGGAAAGGCAGCGATGCAGAGTGGAGGAGTTGCAAGATAAGACCGCACAAATGGAGAAGGAGCAGGAGAGGATGACAAGCCtaatggaggaaaataaacatCTGCAGAGCTCAGTGGAGAAGTGGGAGATAAACGGAGAGGAGTGGAAAGAGCAGAAAAACACTTTGATGACTCGCATTGAAGAAATGGCCAAAGCCAAAGAGGCTGATAACAAAGAGCAGATAGAAAGAGAACAGTTGCTAGAAGAAAAAGGAAGACTGGAACAGGAGAACAACCAGCTCCGTTCTGACAAACAAGAGCAAACTTTACTGAGGCAGGAGAGAGAGGCAATAGCGGAAGATCGACAAAGGGCGGAAGAGACCAGAGTGCGCTATGAGGAAAAGAACAAAGAGGCAGAGGAACTCAAGGTTACCTTGGAAGAGCGTAGCAAAGCTCTGGAGGACGTGAATGAAGAACTCCAAGAAGTCAAACGGCTGATGGAGGAGAGAACGCAGGAGGTGGACGACACCATGAACAAATACTGCAACTTGTTGTTGGAGGTGCACAAGCTGGAGGAAGCCAACGAGATGCTGACGATGAGGCTGGAGCATTTGGCTGCCGACAAAACGGCCACCAAAGAGGCCCGCAGGCGCTCTGGGAGGATCTCTTCCAAACACTTGGACGTCGTTACCGAGAACACTGCCCCCTCCAGCCCTCGAGGTTCTCCACGAAGATCCACCCCTGGGAAGCGGAGCCGTAAAAAGAAAAGCGAGGAGGACGGCGCCCAGGAAGCGCTTCACAACCTCACCAAGAAGATCCGAGCCAATACCGCTACTACGCCTAAACCAAGGAAAGAGCAAGAGGAGGACTTTAAGCCTGAGGGACTTCCAGAGCTCGTACAGAGAG GCTTTGCTGACATTCCCATAGGGGAAGCCAGCCCCTTCATCATGAGGAGAACCACCGTGAAGCGCCACAGCCCTCGAACGCCAGCCAGACAGACGGCAGACGCCAAG CTTTGGCCTCCTTCACTACAGCAAAGTCCGTCCCAGGAAGCGGAACATTGTACGTCGCAGGAATCAAAAGAGCAAGCAGATTGCCACGTTCAATAA